Part of the Jatrophihabitans sp. GAS493 genome, CGAACGCTCTCGAAACCGCCAATACCGCGTTGTCGGAGACGGCGGCGACTGAAGGCATGGTGCTGTTGCAGAACCAGGACAACGCGCTGCCGATGGCCAAGTCAGGGAACGTCGCGGTCTTCGGCGTCGGTGCCTACAAGACGGTGAAGGGCGGCACCGGCTCGGGCTCGGTCAATAACCGCTCCACCGCGACCGTGCGCCAGGGCCTTGAGAATGCCGGTTACCACGTCACCACCAGCAATGCCTACTGGTCAGCCATGACCAACGCCTACGACGCCAAGTACGGCAGTTCGGCCAACAGCCTCTTCGGACCAGCGGTCGACTACTCCTCGGTCGAGCAGTTGCTGACCGCGAGCACCGTCGCCCCAACCGCCGCCACCGACACGGCGATCTACGTCGTCGCCCGCAACTCCGGTGAGGGCGCGGACCGCTCGTCCGGTGCCGGTGACTATCTCCTCGGAGACACCGAGAAGGCGGACATCACGATCCTCGGACACAGCTACCGGCACGTCGTCGTGGTGCTGAACAGCGGCGGAATCATGGACACCACGTTCGTGAAGACGATCAACGCGGCCGAGAAGGATCCATCCGGTGGCCCGGCCATTGATTCGCTGCTGCTGATGAGCCAGCCCGGCGAGACGGCCGGCGACGCGCTGGTCAAGGTGCTCAACGGCACGGTGGACCCCTCCGGTCATCTCACCGACACCTGGGCCTCGCAGTACTCCTACTACCCGGCATCGGCCACCTTCGGTGCCAACGACGGCGACACCACCACCGAGCCCTACGGTGAGGGGATCTACGTCGGCTACCGATACTTCGACTCGTTCTACAAGACGATCGACGCCGCCAACCCCGCGGGCGTCGTCAACTACCCGTTCGGGTACGGCCTGTCGTACACGAGCTTCAACATCCAGACCCAAGGCGTAAAGGCCGACGCGAAGACTGTCACGGTCCGCGCGAAGGTCACCAACACCGGTCACTACAGCGGCAAGCAAGTAGTCGAGGTCTACTACTCCGCGCCGCAGACGGGTATCGACAAGCCCTACCAGGAGCTCGCCGCATACGGCAAGACCGACACTCTCGCCCCTGGGCAGTCCCAGGTCCTCACGCTGACCTATGACACCACCCAGATGTCCTCCTACAACCCCACCAGCTCGGCCTACCTGATGGATCCGGGCGCCTACGTCGTCCGCGTCGGCGACTCCTCACGGGACACCCACGTGGCGGCCCAGCTCGACCTGAAGTCGGGCGTTGCGACCGAGCTCGTCAACCACGAGTTGGCTGATCAGTCCCCGGCCTCGGAGCTGAAGAGCTCGGCGGCGAACTTCTACACCTACGCCACCGAGGCGGCCGAACTGGCCGCAGCGCCCCACATCAAGCTCTCGACCGGCGCCTTCAAGACCAAGGACGACCGCTCGGCCGACGAGCAGAATGTGACCGTCGCGGCCGACTCGCCGTACGCGGCCATCGACGGGACCACGATCTCCTCGACCACCGCCTACCTCAGCTCGAGCAACGACGCGAGCAACTGGGAGGGCACCGGAGCGCCATACACGGCCAAGTCCGGTGAGACGGTGAAGACCGTGAAGACCAGCCCGAGTGCCACGCTCTACGACGTCGCCAAGGGCAAGATCTCGATGAAGCAGTTCGTCGCCGGCCTCACCGTCACCCAGCTGGCCAACATCGTCGAGGGCTCAGGCACCCTCGGATCGACACCGTCAGCCGTCGGAGCGGCCGGATACACCACGGCTAGCTACGAAAGCCTGGGCATCCCCGGCATGGTGCTCTCTGACGGGCCGGCCGGTCTGCGGCTGACCCAGCAGATCGCGACCACGCCAACCACCTACCAGTGGGCCACGGCGTGGCCGGTGGGCACGATGCTCGCCCAGACCTGGAACCGTGACCTGATCACCCAGGTCGGTGACGCAGTCGGCAAGGAGATGCTCGAGTACGGCGTCACCATGTGGCTCGCGCCGGGTATGAACATCCACCGCGATCCGCTCAACGGTCGAAACTTCGAGTACTACTCGGAGGATCCGCTGGTGGCCGGCCTATCAGCGGCGGCGATGACCATCGGTGTGCAGAGCAACCCAGGCGTGGGCGTCACCGTGAAGCACTTCGCCGAGAACAGCCAGGAGGCCAACCGCAACGCCGACAACGCCGTAGTCAGTGAAAGGGCGCTACGGGAGATCGAGCTGCAGGCCTTCGAGTACGTCG contains:
- a CDS encoding glycoside hydrolase family 3 N-terminal domain-containing protein, giving the protein MHLPNPRSVAARSALTLTVAAALVVSGAVQATAATTDPNPNALETANTALSETAATEGMVLLQNQDNALPMAKSGNVAVFGVGAYKTVKGGTGSGSVNNRSTATVRQGLENAGYHVTTSNAYWSAMTNAYDAKYGSSANSLFGPAVDYSSVEQLLTASTVAPTAATDTAIYVVARNSGEGADRSSGAGDYLLGDTEKADITILGHSYRHVVVVLNSGGIMDTTFVKTINAAEKDPSGGPAIDSLLLMSQPGETAGDALVKVLNGTVDPSGHLTDTWASQYSYYPASATFGANDGDTTTEPYGEGIYVGYRYFDSFYKTIDAANPAGVVNYPFGYGLSYTSFNIQTQGVKADAKTVTVRAKVTNTGHYSGKQVVEVYYSAPQTGIDKPYQELAAYGKTDTLAPGQSQVLTLTYDTTQMSSYNPTSSAYLMDPGAYVVRVGDSSRDTHVAAQLDLKSGVATELVNHELADQSPASELKSSAANFYTYATEAAELAAAPHIKLSTGAFKTKDDRSADEQNVTVAADSPYAAIDGTTISSTTAYLSSSNDASNWEGTGAPYTAKSGETVKTVKTSPSATLYDVAKGKISMKQFVAGLTVTQLANIVEGSGTLGSTPSAVGAAGYTTASYESLGIPGMVLSDGPAGLRLTQQIATTPTTYQWATAWPVGTMLAQTWNRDLITQVGDAVGKEMLEYGVTMWLAPGMNIHRDPLNGRNFEYYSEDPLVAGLSAAAMTIGVQSNPGVGVTVKHFAENSQEANRNADNAVVSERALREIELQAFEYVVKSAQPMAVMSSYNKIDGTWSSMNYDLLTDVLRGEWGFKGLVMSDWGGSHSAVASMYSGNDLIEPGGNPNEVINATKQVTPQFDLNGLPVYNKTTQTFGTFSFTSYAFSLGSLTLSATGDKTFATTVDSSTDLSKAPLSGSTTTDAGGHQVFTPNPKFTSVDEAYQATIALLAGTAFNATQKAAITISNVVHATPSDATSPVTAYRVTEKGSYPATYDMRLGDLQRSASRVLTQAMQSEPFAQLAKLQGVKGIHVASYEAQFGSKLAQFVSVGKSAIVANPDQGHHNLPLSGSVQSSGTTLPLSGKATVDVTAGGALSGSASFATLTNTHYVYGLLPVTVKVNLSAGALTGTVGNTNGVITLPLSARVTQVTLLGFPLLAPSAHCGTPNPTNLVLRQTGPDSYTGAVTLTTLTGCGAAQQWIGLVSGAKVSVKLNLA